The following is a genomic window from Tissierellales bacterium.
CAGAGAATAATAGATACTCCATACAATAGTTTGCCTGATTTTGAGATATTAAATAGAATTGGACGAAAGCTAAAGTTAGGAGGAAATTTCGAAAATGACAGTGATGAATACTGGAGTGAATGCATATCTCCAAGTGGTAAAACTATAGAAGATATAAGAAAAAGTGGAGGTTGTTACCCTTATATAGAAATTGACCAGAAATATGAAAAGTATAAATTAAATGGATTTAAAACAGAGACTGGAAAGGTGGAGTTTTATAGTAAAAAACTTGAAAAATTGGGATCTAAGCCGATTCCAGTAGTTGCTGAAGAAGTGATAGAAGAGTTGGATGGATACTACAATTCGTACATCACAACATATAAAAGCAAATTATTTAACAATTCAGAGGGAAAACCTATAAAAGGACTAAGGGATATACAAAAGTATCCAATTGCAGAAATATCAAGAACGAAGGCCCTAAAATTGGGAGTAAAAAATGGAGATTGGATATGGATAGAGACAAAAGTAGGTAAAATAAAGCATGTTGTAAAAGCAGTTGATGGTATAAGCGAAGATGTGGTTATAGCAGAAACTGGATGGTGGGATCCAATGGATGAAGATGAGAAACTTTTTAAGGTACTAGATTATAGTTACAACAATTTAGTTTCTAGTAAAAAGAACATAAATAGTGAGATGAGTTCTGTCAGCATAAGAGGGCTTGCATGTAGAATAGAGAAGGCAGATATTGATACCAAAGAATGTGAAAAATCATATGCTAGTGTATTAGATATGACGGGGCTGATATTAGCCGGTGGTAAAGGAAGAAGAATGGGTTATCTCAATAAGGCTATGTTGCCAATCGAAGGAAAGACATTTGTGGAAAAGACATGTGAAAAATTAGATTTTCTGAAAGAGATTTTAGTAGTTGGTCAGAAAAAGAATGGATTAAGCAACCATAGAATGAAGTGGATTGAAGATAGTATATTGGGCAAAGGACCACTTGGAGGTTTATACACTGCATTTGAAAGAAGCAGTGAGGATTTTATATATTGTATACCATGTGATATGCCAAAACTTTCTAGCGATAGTCTATCATCATTTGTAGAGAATGAATTTACTGAGGATGCCATAGTTGCAACAATACATGGAGAGATTCAGCCACTAATAGGAATATATAAGCGATCATTAGCACCAAAACTCAAATGTTTTTTAGATCAAAAGACAGATGATTTCAGAAATTACAGTCCAAAAAAATGGTTTGATACATTGAATATACGATATAAGCCATTAGAGATAAAAACTAAAGAAGAAGTAGTAAATATAAATACGCTAGACGATTATAAAAATTTTATAGAGAATAGGTAAAAAAATAGTAAATATTGTAGTGATAGAGAGTAGGGAAGATATGGAACTAAAAAATGAGCTATTTAATTCAACGTTTTGAAATATCTTATTTTTCATTATGGTATTGAATGCTAAGTATATATTATGTACAATCAAGGTAGACGCGATTTGTATACAATACTATTTGAAAAAGAGGTGATTTCTGTGGCTGAATTAGGAGAAAAATCTTCAGTAATAGAGAATCAGGAAAATCGTGATAATACCTACTCTACACTAAAGCATTGGCAAAATTTTAAAGTGCGATTGATAGTAGAGGGAATTGGTGTAGGAGTGGCGACGGGTCTTGTCGTGGTTTTATACCGATTTTTACTAGACTTAGTAGGAAGTAGAGTTGGAGATTTTATTAACTATCAAAGAGAGCACCCTATGTGGATTATAGCAGGCGCAGTACTGCTTTTCATAGTGGCGAAATCTGTAAAATGGCTCATGGAAATGGAACCGCTTATAAAGGGATCGGGCATTCCGCAGGTAGAAGGGTATTTGCTAAGACAGATAGATCTTCCGTGGTATCGAGTTCTTGTGGCGAAGTTTGTGGGAGGTCTTATGTCTATTGGAGCTGGTCTTTCACTTGGTAGAGAAGGTCCATCTATACAGCTTGGAGCAGCTATAGGTAAGGGGGCTTCTAAGATATTCAAGTGTAAAAAAATTGAGACAAAATTTTTGATTACAGGTGGAGCTAGTGCTGGTCTTGCAGCTGCATTTAATGCACCACTTGCAGGTGTTATGTTTGCACTAGAAGAACTTCACAAAAATTTCTCGCCAGTAGTACTACTAACTGCACTAGTATCAGCAGTATGTGGAGATTTTGTTTCAAAACAATTTTTTGGAACTCACCCAGTTTTTGATTTTAGTGGGCTCGAACAATTACCGTTAAAGTACTATATGTATGTATTGTTTTTAGGGGCAATCGTAGGAGTTTTTGGAGCTATATACAATAAGACTCTTATTAAGACGCAAAAGTGGTATGGAAAGATGAACACTAAGTTTTCAAGATATAAGTTTTATATTCCATTTGCACTTGCAGGAATATTGGCATTTGTATTGCCAGAAGTATTAAGAGGAGGACATCATCTAGTTGAGGGGATGGTTAAGTGGCAATTTGGAATAAAGATGCTAATCGTGCTATTGGTTGCAAAGTTTATATTTAGTATGCTTAGTTATGGATCGGGAGCTCCGGGAGGTATATTTTTGCCATTGTTAGTAATAGGAGCTATAACAGGGACATTATTTGGGCAAGTGCTAGTTACATATGGGCTTTTGCCAGAGCAATATGTTCAAAATATGGTGATATTAGCCATGGCAGCATATTTTACAGCTATAGTTAGAGCGCCAATAACAGGCTGTCTTCTCATAAGTGAGATGACTGGTTCATTTCAACATTTTTTGGCAATAGCCATGGCATGTGTTGTAGCTTATTTAATTGCAGATGCATTTAAGACAGAACCTATATACGAATCATTATTAGATCAATTACTGAAAAATAGAGGACTGACATTTAAGGCAAGTTCTAGGATCAAATCACTTATTGAAACTACAGTGCGTTTGGGATCTAGCTTAGATGGAAGCCGAGTAAAGGATGTGAAGTGGCCTTGTGATGCGCTTATAGTTGGAATACAGCGAGGGCACAAAGAGATTATTCCAAATGGTAAGACGGAGATACTTGCAGGAGATTGTCTTATAGTACTGACTAATGAAGATGCGGCAACTTGTGTGCAAATAGGGCTTTCTAAATTAGCTGAGGATTGCCAGAAAGTAGCATCTAAAGAATGGCAGTGAAATTGAATAAAGATTTTGAAACATTTTTGCAAAAAGAGTAAAAAAATGTTAAAATAGAGACAATGATTGAGCGAATCAAGAAGATTCGAGAGAGCATGAGCTCTTAGATTTATAGTACAGATTAAATTTTTATCACAAAAATAATATAAAGATGAGTATAAACCATGAAGGTGAATGGATAGGAGCGATAATTGCTGCTATCTCCTTTGTGGTTTTTTTATGTTTTTGTGAGTTTCCTAGAAAGGTGGCATTGAAATCATGAAGATTTTTGTCAGAATGTTTCGCCATATGATATTTTCTCTATTGGTATTGTCCTTTGTAGTGTTTTGCTTTTCGAGACTGGCGCCAGGAGATCCTCTTAGGGCATATTATGGAGATGGACTTCAAAAAATGAATACAGAGCAGATGCTAGATGCGAGACATAGATTAGGTCTTGATAAACCTATTTATTTACAATACGGATATTGGCTAAAATCAGCGATACATGGTGATTTTGGAATATCACTAAAATACAAAGAACCCGCAGTTGATGTTATAAATGATTTTCTGCCCAATACATTTCTTTTGGGTGGACTTGGATTTGTATTAATTGTTATAGGATCATTGACGATAGGAGTCTATTGTATATTTTATGAGGGCAGATGGGTGGATAGATTTATCTGTTATATAGGTACGATTACATCTAGTATACCTCCATTTTGGCTTGCACTTATGTTTTTGTTTCTATTTAGTGTGAAGTGGAAATTGTTGCCATCAAGCGGGGCTTATGATTTGGGCAAATCAAATGATTTGGCTAATAGACTAGAGCATATTATATTACCACTTTTGACATTAGCGGTGAGTCATATCTGGTACTATGCATATATGGTCAGAAATAAGCTATCAACTGAAGTTAGAGAAGAGTATGTCAGACTTTCTAAATCAAAGGGAATGAGCAAGAAAAAGACTTTATTTGTTCACTGCCTGAAAAATATAATGCCAACATTTTTGAGTTTGATGGCATTATCGTTACCTCATTTATTAGGAGGAACATATGTTATCGAGACGGTATTTAATTACCCAGGGCTTGGACTGTTAAGCTTCGAGAGTGCAAAATACCATGATTACAATATGCTGATGGTACTTACACTTATGACTGGATTTGTAGTTATAGCTGCAAACGATTTAGCTATAGCGCTTCAAGGAATAATAGACCCTAGGATGAAAAATGGGGGTGATTTCAAATGATGGATAGTGAATACAAAATTAGGCAGAAAGAAGATTTTGTAATTATGAAAAAGGGGCAGTCATCATTTGAGAGTTCCAAAAAATTTATGCCTCATTCTAAAAAACGTAGGTGTCCTTATTTCACTGTGGGATTGCTTATAGTTATAATTTTAGCGTGCATGTTTTGTGAGATATGGATGCCATATAATCCAACAGAAATGAATTTAAAAGAGGTTTATAGTTCGCCTAGCGTGAGGCACTTATTTGGAACAGATTCTATGGGAAGGGATTTACTCTGTATGATAGGTTATGGAGGGAGAATTTCTCTCTTTATAGGTATAGTTGCAACTATTATATCTAGTAGCATAGGCATTGTGTATGGAACTATAAATGCATTTGCATCGAATAGAGTTGATAGAATTATGAGAAGATTTATAGAGATAATCTTGAGTATGCCATCTATACTTATGATAGTGTTTTTGCAGGGCATGCTGGGGACGAAAACGCCACTTTCGATTGCAATAGTTATAGGTGTAAGTAGATGGATGCCTATAGCACAAATTGTAAGAAGTGAAGTGAAGAAGTTAAAGCAAATGGAATATGTATTAGCTGCTAGAGTTATGGGAAGTTCGTTTCTTAGAGTTTTATTAAAGCATTTGATTCCTAATTTTATGCCAGCTATCATGTTTATGATTATAAGCGAAATTGGATTATCGATAGGACTCGAATCAACTCTTAGTTTTTTGGGGCTGGGATTGCCACTTGAAACATTGTCTTGGGGAAGTTTACTCGCACTTTCTCAGAAATCTGTACTTCAAAATCATTGGTGGATGATTGTAATACCAGGAATATTTCTAGTTCTAACGCTTTGTGCTATGACTAGGCTAGGTCATGTGATGCAAAAGGGAAATAGTCAGAGATGTTCACATCTATAAACTTAGAGGAGGAGACAAAATGAATAAATTAAAAAAATTAATGGGGATATTGTTCATGACAGCAATACTTGTATCGGGCTGTCAATCAGAGACACAATCACCTTCGGTAGAGAATAATACGAAGCAGGAGGTATCTACTGAAAATACGCTTATATACGGTAGTAAGGATTATACGAGTATAAATCCAGCGCTCTACGAACATGGAGAGATAAATGCTCTCATATTTAGTGGTTTACTCCAACACGATAAAAACAATGATTTAGTGCCGGATTTGGCTAAGTCATGGAGCTATGATTCCGATGCTATGACATATAGTTTTGAACTTAGAGATGATGTGAAGTGGCATGATGGGATAGCATTTACAGCAGATGATGTGAAATTTACATTGGAAGCTATATTGAATCCAGAAAATGGATCAGAAATAGTTTCAAATTATGAGGATATAAGTGATATAAGAGTAAATAGTGATACGTCTATAGACATAGTACTCAGCACACCAAATGTTGCTATGGCTGATTATTTGACTATAGGGGTACTTCCAAAGCATATTCTTGAAAATGAGGATTTAGCTACAGCAGAGTTTAATCAAAAACCAATAGGTACAGGTCCTTTTGAATTAACTGCATGGGATAGAGGACAAGCTATAGTTCTTTCAAAAAATGAAGATTTTTATGAGGGAGCACCGAAATTAGATCAGGTTATGTTCAAAATAGTTCCAGATGATAATATCAGAGCTATGCAGCTTGAAGCTGGAGAACTTGATTTTGCACAGGTTACACCAAAATCAGCGAAGGCAATGGAAGTTAATGAGAATCTGGTATTTTATGATATGAAGACAGCTGATTATAGGGGTATAATGTATAATTTTAATGCGCCGTTGTTTAAAAATCATCCAGGAATTACAAATGCACTTAGCTATGCTATAGATAGAAACGCCATATTAGAAACAGTGCTTTTAGGAAAAGGTGAAGTAGCTTATTCACCACTTCAAAAGGGTGAATTTAATAATCCAGATATAGAGAAATTTGAATACAATCCTCAAAGAGCGATGGACCTTTTAGAAGCGGATGAATGGATAAAGAATGATGATGGAATTTATGAAAAAGATGGTGATAAGCTTGAATTTGAAATAAATTGCATGGAAGGCGATCAAGTTAGGGCTGATATGGCTATGATAGCTGCAGAAAATTTAAAAGCTATAGGAGTGAATGCTAAAGTTTCGGTAAAATCAGATATAGACTGGGACAATCAGGATGCATTTTTGATAGGTTGGGGTAGTCCATTTGATCCAGATGATCATACGTATAAGGTTTTTGGTACAGCTAAGGGAGCTAATTACCAATATTACTCTAATGAGAGTGCTGATATCTATCTAAAAAAAGCTAGAGAAACAGAAGATATAGATGAGAGGAAAGGGTACTATGCAGAGTTTCAGCATGCTATGACAGAGAAAATGCCATATACATTTATGGTTTATATTGATGCTATCTACGGATCAAATAATAGTATAAAGGGTATTTCTGAAACTACACTTTTGGGACATCATGGTGTAGGTGTGTTTTGGAATATTGAAGAGTGGGAAAAAATTGATAAGTAAATATTGGAATCATAATCAAAAAAGAGTACAAAATTGAAATTTCAGTTTTGTACTCTTTTTTGATTTAAATAAAATATAATTGAAAAATTAAATATCGCTAGTTTTAATTTCTTTAGGTGATTTCAGGTTGATGAATATACAAAAACAAAAAGCAATGATTTCAAATACTCTAATAGCAGAAAAAGCCATGCTTATATTTGTAAATTCAAGAACTGCAATAGCTAGCAATATCACAAAGATAAGCGGTCTTCTAAGAGGTCTAAATGCTCTGATTGTAAATTGGTAAAGACATGTAATGACCAAAAACAATCTGAGTATTG
Proteins encoded in this region:
- a CDS encoding ClC family H(+)/Cl(-) exchange transporter, with the protein product MAELGEKSSVIENQENRDNTYSTLKHWQNFKVRLIVEGIGVGVATGLVVVLYRFLLDLVGSRVGDFINYQREHPMWIIAGAVLLFIVAKSVKWLMEMEPLIKGSGIPQVEGYLLRQIDLPWYRVLVAKFVGGLMSIGAGLSLGREGPSIQLGAAIGKGASKIFKCKKIETKFLITGGASAGLAAAFNAPLAGVMFALEELHKNFSPVVLLTALVSAVCGDFVSKQFFGTHPVFDFSGLEQLPLKYYMYVLFLGAIVGVFGAIYNKTLIKTQKWYGKMNTKFSRYKFYIPFALAGILAFVLPEVLRGGHHLVEGMVKWQFGIKMLIVLLVAKFIFSMLSYGSGAPGGIFLPLLVIGAITGTLFGQVLVTYGLLPEQYVQNMVILAMAAYFTAIVRAPITGCLLISEMTGSFQHFLAIAMACVVAYLIADAFKTEPIYESLLDQLLKNRGLTFKASSRIKSLIETTVRLGSSLDGSRVKDVKWPCDALIVGIQRGHKEIIPNGKTEILAGDCLIVLTNEDAATCVQIGLSKLAEDCQKVASKEWQ
- a CDS encoding ABC transporter permease, with protein sequence MKIFVRMFRHMIFSLLVLSFVVFCFSRLAPGDPLRAYYGDGLQKMNTEQMLDARHRLGLDKPIYLQYGYWLKSAIHGDFGISLKYKEPAVDVINDFLPNTFLLGGLGFVLIVIGSLTIGVYCIFYEGRWVDRFICYIGTITSSIPPFWLALMFLFLFSVKWKLLPSSGAYDLGKSNDLANRLEHIILPLLTLAVSHIWYYAYMVRNKLSTEVREEYVRLSKSKGMSKKKTLFVHCLKNIMPTFLSLMALSLPHLLGGTYVIETVFNYPGLGLLSFESAKYHDYNMLMVLTLMTGFVVIAANDLAIALQGIIDPRMKNGGDFK
- a CDS encoding ABC transporter permease, which gives rise to MMDSEYKIRQKEDFVIMKKGQSSFESSKKFMPHSKKRRCPYFTVGLLIVIILACMFCEIWMPYNPTEMNLKEVYSSPSVRHLFGTDSMGRDLLCMIGYGGRISLFIGIVATIISSSIGIVYGTINAFASNRVDRIMRRFIEIILSMPSILMIVFLQGMLGTKTPLSIAIVIGVSRWMPIAQIVRSEVKKLKQMEYVLAARVMGSSFLRVLLKHLIPNFMPAIMFMIISEIGLSIGLESTLSFLGLGLPLETLSWGSLLALSQKSVLQNHWWMIVIPGIFLVLTLCAMTRLGHVMQKGNSQRCSHL
- a CDS encoding ABC transporter substrate-binding protein, whose product is MNKLKKLMGILFMTAILVSGCQSETQSPSVENNTKQEVSTENTLIYGSKDYTSINPALYEHGEINALIFSGLLQHDKNNDLVPDLAKSWSYDSDAMTYSFELRDDVKWHDGIAFTADDVKFTLEAILNPENGSEIVSNYEDISDIRVNSDTSIDIVLSTPNVAMADYLTIGVLPKHILENEDLATAEFNQKPIGTGPFELTAWDRGQAIVLSKNEDFYEGAPKLDQVMFKIVPDDNIRAMQLEAGELDFAQVTPKSAKAMEVNENLVFYDMKTADYRGIMYNFNAPLFKNHPGITNALSYAIDRNAILETVLLGKGEVAYSPLQKGEFNNPDIEKFEYNPQRAMDLLEADEWIKNDDGIYEKDGDKLEFEINCMEGDQVRADMAMIAAENLKAIGVNAKVSVKSDIDWDNQDAFLIGWGSPFDPDDHTYKVFGTAKGANYQYYSNESADIYLKKARETEDIDERKGYYAEFQHAMTEKMPYTFMVYIDAIYGSNNSIKGISETTLLGHHGVGVFWNIEEWEKIDK